One stretch of Micromonospora echinospora DNA includes these proteins:
- the carB gene encoding carbamoyl-phosphate synthase large subunit: MPKRTDLKHVMVIGSGPIVIGQACEFDYSGTQACRVLRSEGIRVSLVNSNPATIMTDPEFADATYVEPITPEFVELVIAKERPDALLPTLGGQTALNTAVALHEAGVLEKYGVELIGANIEAINRGEDRQLFKEIVAKAGVRLGLADPSALVPRSRVCHSMDEVRETVAELGLPVVIRPSFTMGGLGSGMAHTDEDLERIAGSGLAASPVHEVLIEESVLGWKEYELELMRDRHDNVVVVCSIENVDPMGVHTGDSVTVAPSMTLTDREYQRLRDLGIAVLREVGVDTGGCNIQFAVNPADGRIVVIEMNPRVSRSSALASKATGFPIAKIAAKLAIGYTLDEIPNDITLKTPAAFEPTLDYVVVKIPRFAFEKFPGADPELTTTMKSVGEAMSLGRNFTEALNKAMRSMETKASGFWTTPDPAGATLENTLAALRTPHDGRLYTVERALRLGASIAEVSKASGGMDPWFLDQIASLVELRAEIVDAPVLDAGLLRRAKRAGLSDRQLAALRPELAAEDGVRTLRHRLGVRPVYKTVDTCAAEFEATTPYHYSTYDSETEVAPSARPKVLILGSGPNRIGQGIEFDYSCVHAVQALRDVDYETVMVNCNPETVSTDYDTADRLYFEPLTFEDVLEVWHAEDSSGKAAGGPGVIGVIVQLGGQTPLGLAQRLKNAGVPIVGTSPESIHLAEERGAFGAVLSRAGLRAPAHGMATSYDEAKAIADEIGYPVLVRPSYVLGGRGMEIVYDDATLRDYIGRATAISPDRPVLVDRFLDDAIEIDVDALVDAEGDVYLGGVMEHIEEAGIHSGDSSCALPPITLAGSHLAQVRRYTEEIARGVGVRGLLNVQYALQGDMLYVLEANPRASRTVPFVSKATAVPLAKAAARIALGATIAQLRAEGMLPPTGDGGTMPADAPIAVKEAVLPFKRFRTPSGKGIDVLLGPEMKSTGEVMGIDTGFGQAFAKSQAAAYGSLPTAGKIFVSVANRDKRGMIFPIKRLADLGFEIVATTGTAEVLRRHGIACEQIRKHYESGEGADAVSLILGGDVALVVNTPQGSGASARSDGYEIRSAAVSVDIPCVTTVPGAAAAVMGIEARIRGDLKVRPLQDLHAALRAGE; this comes from the coding sequence ATGCCTAAGCGGACCGACCTCAAGCACGTCATGGTGATCGGCTCCGGGCCGATCGTAATCGGACAGGCCTGCGAGTTCGACTACTCCGGCACCCAGGCCTGCCGGGTGCTGCGCAGCGAGGGGATCCGGGTCAGCCTGGTCAACTCCAACCCGGCGACGATCATGACGGACCCGGAGTTCGCCGACGCCACGTACGTCGAGCCGATCACCCCGGAGTTCGTCGAGCTGGTCATCGCCAAGGAGCGTCCCGACGCGCTGCTGCCGACGCTCGGCGGCCAGACCGCGCTGAACACCGCTGTCGCGCTGCACGAGGCGGGCGTGCTGGAGAAGTACGGCGTCGAGCTGATCGGCGCGAACATCGAGGCGATCAACCGGGGCGAGGACCGGCAGCTGTTCAAGGAGATCGTCGCGAAGGCCGGCGTACGGCTGGGCCTGGCGGATCCGTCCGCGCTGGTGCCGCGCTCGCGGGTCTGCCACTCGATGGACGAGGTCCGCGAGACGGTCGCCGAGCTGGGCCTGCCGGTGGTCATCCGGCCGTCGTTCACCATGGGCGGCCTCGGCTCCGGCATGGCGCACACCGACGAGGACCTGGAGCGCATCGCCGGTTCGGGCCTGGCGGCCAGCCCGGTGCACGAGGTGCTCATCGAGGAGAGCGTGCTCGGCTGGAAGGAGTACGAGCTCGAACTGATGCGCGACCGCCACGACAACGTGGTGGTGGTCTGCTCGATCGAGAACGTCGACCCGATGGGCGTGCACACCGGCGACAGCGTCACCGTCGCGCCGTCGATGACGCTCACCGACCGGGAGTACCAGCGGCTGCGTGACCTCGGCATCGCGGTGCTGCGCGAGGTCGGGGTGGACACCGGCGGCTGCAACATCCAGTTCGCGGTCAACCCGGCCGACGGCCGGATCGTCGTGATCGAGATGAATCCACGGGTGTCGCGTTCCTCGGCGCTGGCGTCGAAGGCGACCGGCTTCCCGATCGCGAAGATCGCCGCGAAGCTCGCCATCGGCTACACGCTGGACGAGATCCCGAACGACATCACGCTCAAGACGCCGGCCGCGTTCGAGCCGACGCTCGACTACGTGGTGGTGAAGATCCCCCGGTTCGCGTTCGAGAAGTTCCCCGGCGCCGACCCGGAGCTGACCACCACCATGAAGTCGGTGGGCGAGGCGATGAGCCTGGGCCGCAACTTCACCGAGGCGCTGAACAAGGCGATGCGCTCGATGGAAACCAAGGCATCGGGTTTCTGGACCACTCCGGACCCGGCGGGCGCGACGCTGGAGAACACCCTCGCGGCGCTGCGGACGCCGCACGACGGCCGGCTCTACACCGTCGAGCGGGCGCTGCGCCTGGGCGCGTCGATCGCCGAGGTGTCCAAGGCGTCCGGCGGCATGGACCCGTGGTTCCTGGACCAGATCGCCTCGCTGGTCGAGCTGCGTGCCGAGATCGTCGACGCGCCGGTGCTCGACGCCGGCCTGCTGCGCCGGGCCAAGCGCGCCGGTCTGTCCGACCGGCAGCTCGCCGCGCTGCGTCCCGAGCTGGCCGCCGAGGACGGCGTCCGCACGCTGCGCCACCGGCTCGGCGTCCGGCCGGTCTACAAGACGGTGGACACCTGCGCGGCCGAGTTCGAGGCGACCACGCCGTACCACTACTCGACCTACGACTCGGAGACCGAGGTGGCGCCCTCGGCGCGGCCGAAGGTGCTCATCCTGGGCTCCGGGCCGAACCGGATCGGTCAGGGCATCGAGTTCGACTACTCGTGCGTGCACGCGGTCCAGGCGCTCCGGGACGTCGACTACGAGACCGTCATGGTCAACTGCAACCCGGAGACCGTCTCCACCGACTACGACACCGCCGACCGGCTCTACTTCGAGCCGCTGACGTTCGAGGACGTGCTGGAGGTCTGGCACGCCGAGGACTCCTCCGGCAAGGCCGCCGGCGGGCCCGGCGTCATCGGGGTGATCGTCCAGCTCGGCGGGCAGACGCCGCTCGGCCTGGCCCAGCGGCTCAAGAACGCCGGGGTGCCGATCGTCGGGACCTCCCCGGAGTCGATCCACCTGGCCGAGGAGCGCGGCGCGTTCGGCGCGGTGCTGTCCCGGGCCGGGCTGCGCGCGCCCGCGCACGGCATGGCCACGTCGTACGACGAGGCGAAGGCGATCGCCGACGAGATCGGGTACCCGGTCCTGGTCCGCCCCTCGTACGTGCTCGGCGGGCGGGGCATGGAAATCGTGTACGACGACGCCACGCTGCGCGACTACATCGGCCGGGCCACCGCCATCTCGCCGGACCGCCCGGTGCTGGTGGACCGGTTCCTGGACGACGCCATCGAGATCGACGTGGACGCGCTCGTGGACGCCGAGGGCGACGTCTACCTGGGCGGCGTGATGGAGCACATCGAGGAGGCCGGCATCCACTCCGGCGACTCGTCGTGCGCGCTGCCGCCGATCACCCTGGCCGGCTCCCACCTGGCCCAGGTGCGCCGCTACACCGAGGAGATCGCCCGCGGCGTCGGGGTGCGCGGCCTGCTCAACGTCCAGTACGCGCTGCAGGGCGACATGCTCTACGTGCTGGAGGCCAACCCGCGTGCCTCCCGTACCGTGCCGTTCGTCTCCAAGGCCACGGCGGTGCCGCTGGCCAAGGCGGCGGCCCGGATCGCGCTCGGCGCCACCATCGCGCAGCTGCGTGCCGAGGGGATGCTTCCGCCCACCGGTGACGGCGGCACCATGCCGGCCGACGCGCCGATCGCGGTCAAGGAGGCGGTGCTGCCGTTCAAGCGGTTCCGCACCCCCTCCGGCAAGGGCATCGACGTGCTGCTCGGCCCGGAGATGAAGTCCACCGGCGAGGTGATGGGCATCGACACCGGCTTCGGGCAGGCGTTCGCCAAGTCCCAGGCCGCCGCGTACGGGTCGCTGCCCACCGCCGGGAAGATCTTCGTCTCGGTGGCCAACCGGGACAAGCGCGGCATGATCTTCCCGATCAAGCGCCTGGCCGACCTGGGCTTCGAGATCGTGGCCACCACCGGCACGGCCGAGGTGCTGCGCCGGCACGGCATCGCCTGCGAGCAGATCCGCAAGCACTACGAGTCGGGTGAGGGCGCGGACGCGGTCTCGCTGATCCTCGGCGGGGACGTGGCGCTCGTGGTGAACACGCCGCAGGGCTCCGGCGCGAGCGCCCGCTCGGACGGGTACGAGATCCGCAGCGCGGCGGTGAGCGTGGACATTCCGTGCGTGACCACTGTCCCCGGCGCCGCGGCCGCGGTCATGGGCATCGAGGCCCGCATCCGGGGCGACCTGAAGGTCCGCCCGCTGCAGGACCTGCACGCCGCCCTCCGGGCGGGCGAGTGA
- a CDS encoding quinone-dependent dihydroorotate dehydrogenase, translating into MIFEKVVRPRLFSLAGGDAEGAHEWTLERLAAVSRRPALLAALRAAYFRSAPRTVFGVRFPNPVGLAAGMDKNGVALPAWPALGFGFVEVGTVTAHAQPGNPRPRLFRLRDSEAVVNRMGFNNAGAAALADRLAALPRPLGVPLGISLGKSKVTPLDQAVEDYLDSYRALKGHGDYFAVNVSSPNTPGLRSLQDRSHLDALLAALVGEKPVLVKIAPDLTEPAVAELLEVCLDRGAAGVIATNTTLARDGLAPADRARGAEAGGLSGRPLTVRAREMVAFVHRETGGRLPVIGVGGILDPDDATRMFDAGASLVQLYTGFIYRGPALTRAITRATHP; encoded by the coding sequence GTGATCTTCGAGAAGGTGGTGCGGCCCCGGCTGTTCTCGCTCGCGGGCGGGGACGCGGAGGGCGCGCACGAATGGACGCTTGAGCGGCTGGCGGCGGTGTCGCGGCGGCCGGCGCTCCTGGCGGCGCTGCGCGCGGCGTACTTCCGGTCCGCGCCGCGCACCGTGTTCGGGGTGCGGTTCCCCAACCCGGTCGGGCTGGCCGCCGGGATGGACAAGAACGGCGTCGCGTTACCGGCGTGGCCGGCGCTGGGCTTCGGCTTCGTCGAGGTCGGCACCGTGACCGCGCACGCCCAGCCGGGCAACCCCCGGCCCCGGCTGTTCCGGCTGCGCGACAGCGAAGCGGTGGTCAACCGGATGGGCTTCAACAACGCGGGCGCGGCGGCGCTCGCGGACCGGCTGGCGGCGCTGCCACGCCCGCTCGGCGTACCGCTCGGCATCTCGCTCGGCAAGTCCAAGGTGACCCCGTTGGATCAGGCCGTCGAGGACTACCTCGACTCCTACCGGGCGCTCAAGGGGCACGGTGACTACTTCGCCGTGAACGTGTCCTCACCGAACACCCCCGGGCTGCGGTCGCTTCAGGACCGGTCCCACCTGGACGCGCTGCTCGCCGCGCTGGTGGGGGAGAAGCCGGTGCTGGTGAAGATCGCCCCGGACCTCACCGAGCCGGCCGTGGCCGAGCTGCTGGAGGTCTGTCTCGACCGCGGCGCGGCCGGGGTCATCGCGACCAACACCACGCTCGCCCGTGACGGGCTGGCCCCGGCCGACCGGGCGCGGGGCGCGGAGGCGGGCGGCCTGTCCGGCCGGCCGCTCACCGTACGGGCCCGGGAGATGGTCGCCTTCGTGCACCGGGAGACCGGGGGACGGCTGCCGGTGATCGGCGTCGGCGGCATCCTCGACCCGGACGACGCCACCCGCATGTTCGACGCCGGCGCGTCCCTGGTCCAGCTCTACACCGGCTTCATCTACCGCGGCCCCGCCCTCACCCGAGCCATCACCCGAGCCACCCACCCCTGA
- a CDS encoding adenosylmethionine--8-amino-7-oxononanoate transaminase, giving the protein MTPEEILEADRRHVWHPYTAMPAAGSPYVVDSAAGVRLRLADGRELVDGMSSWWAAIHGYRHPVLDAAVTDQLGRMSHVMFGGLTHEPAVRLARTLVELTPDGLEHVFLADSGSVSVEVAVKMCLQYQRALGRPQRRRLGTWRGGYHGDTFHPMSVCDPEGGMHHLWGDVLPRQVFAPAPPPGFDAPPDPAYEAALVDAVERHADELAAVIVEPVVQGAGGMRFHHPHYLRVLREVTRRHGILLVFDEIATGFGRTGKMFAAEHAGVAPDVLCVGKALTGGYLTLAAALCTPEVARAISADGVLAHGPTFMGNPLACAVANASLDLLRAGDWAGRVAGIAEGLRAGLAPLRGAPGVADVRVLGAIGVVQLDHDVDLPRATAAAVAQGVWLRPFRDLVYTMPPYVCDAADVARIAAGVAAAVKAG; this is encoded by the coding sequence ATGACGCCTGAGGAGATCCTGGAAGCTGATCGGCGGCACGTGTGGCATCCGTACACCGCGATGCCGGCGGCCGGCTCGCCGTACGTGGTCGACAGCGCTGCGGGGGTGCGGCTGCGGCTGGCGGACGGGCGGGAGCTGGTCGACGGCATGTCGTCGTGGTGGGCGGCGATCCACGGCTACCGGCACCCGGTGCTCGACGCCGCGGTGACCGATCAGCTCGGGCGGATGAGCCACGTGATGTTCGGCGGGCTCACCCACGAGCCCGCGGTACGCCTGGCGCGCACGCTCGTCGAGCTGACCCCGGACGGCCTGGAACACGTCTTCCTGGCCGACTCCGGCTCGGTGAGCGTCGAGGTCGCGGTGAAGATGTGCCTGCAGTACCAGCGGGCGCTGGGACGCCCGCAGCGCCGAAGGCTGGGCACCTGGCGGGGCGGCTACCACGGCGACACGTTCCACCCGATGAGCGTCTGCGACCCGGAGGGCGGCATGCACCACCTCTGGGGCGACGTGCTGCCCCGGCAGGTTTTCGCGCCGGCGCCGCCGCCCGGCTTCGACGCGCCGCCGGACCCGGCGTACGAGGCGGCTCTGGTGGACGCGGTGGAGCGGCACGCCGACGAGCTGGCCGCGGTGATCGTCGAGCCCGTGGTCCAGGGCGCCGGGGGGATGCGGTTCCACCACCCGCACTATCTGCGGGTGCTGCGCGAGGTGACCCGCAGGCACGGCATCCTGCTGGTCTTCGACGAGATCGCCACCGGCTTCGGCCGGACCGGGAAGATGTTCGCCGCCGAGCACGCCGGGGTCGCCCCGGACGTGCTCTGCGTGGGCAAGGCGCTCACCGGCGGCTACCTGACGCTGGCCGCGGCGCTGTGCACGCCCGAGGTGGCGCGGGCGATCTCCGCCGACGGGGTGCTGGCGCACGGACCGACGTTCATGGGCAACCCGCTCGCCTGCGCGGTCGCCAACGCCTCCCTGGACCTGCTGCGGGCCGGGGACTGGGCCGGCCGGGTGGCGGGGATCGCCGAGGGCCTGCGGGCCGGCCTGGCGCCGTTGCGTGGCGCGCCCGGCGTGGCCGACGTACGCGTGCTCGGCGCGATCGGGGTGGTGCAGCTCGACCACGACGTGGACCTGCCGCGCGCCACGGCCGCAGCAGTGGCGCAGGGGGTGTGGCTGCGGCCGTTCCGGGATCTCGTCTACACCATGCCGCCGTACGTCTGCGACGCCGCGGACGTGGCCCGGATCGCGGCCGGGGTCGCCGCGGCTGTGAAGGCCGGCTGA
- the pyrF gene encoding orotidine-5'-phosphate decarboxylase — translation METFGARLHRAVADRGPLCVGIDPHPGLLADWGLPDDVDGLDRFCRTVVEAIGDRVAVVKPQSAFFERFGSRGVGVLESTIRQLRDLGALVLLDVKRGDIGSTVAAYASAYLDPSSPMYVDAVTASPYLGVGSLAPMFSTAAEHGGGVFVLALTSNPEGASVQRAVGADGRTVAQTVIDEISQLNRGAEPLGSFGLVVGATVGETGHDLGSVNGPLLAPGLGAQGGTPAGLRTVFGAALPSVLPSYSREVLGAGPDPAGLRAAAERALAECRTALNAVG, via the coding sequence ATGGAGACGTTCGGCGCCAGACTGCACCGGGCCGTGGCGGACCGGGGACCGCTCTGCGTGGGGATCGACCCGCACCCCGGGCTGCTGGCCGACTGGGGGCTGCCCGACGACGTCGACGGACTCGACCGGTTCTGCCGCACGGTGGTGGAGGCGATCGGGGACCGGGTGGCGGTGGTCAAGCCGCAGTCGGCGTTCTTCGAGCGCTTCGGCTCGCGAGGGGTCGGGGTGCTTGAGTCAACTATCCGACAGTTACGAGATTTGGGAGCGCTCGTTCTGCTTGACGTGAAGCGCGGCGACATCGGATCGACGGTTGCCGCGTACGCCTCGGCGTACCTCGATCCATCCAGCCCGATGTATGTCGATGCGGTGACCGCGAGCCCCTACCTGGGAGTAGGTTCACTCGCGCCGATGTTCTCCACCGCCGCCGAGCACGGTGGCGGGGTCTTCGTCCTGGCCCTCACCTCGAACCCGGAGGGTGCCTCCGTGCAGCGGGCCGTCGGGGCCGACGGGCGCACCGTCGCGCAGACCGTGATCGACGAGATTTCCCAGCTCAACCGGGGTGCGGAGCCGCTCGGCAGCTTCGGTCTGGTGGTCGGCGCGACGGTCGGCGAGACCGGTCACGACCTCGGCTCGGTGAACGGTCCGCTGCTCGCGCCGGGCCTGGGCGCGCAGGGTGGCACGCCCGCCGGGTTGCGTACCGTCTTCGGCGCCGCGCTGCCGTCGGTGCTTCCGTCGTACTCCCGGGAGGTGCTCGGGGCGGGACCGGACCCGGCCGGTCTGCGCGCCGCCGCCGAGCGGGCGCTGGCCGAGTGCCGGACCGCCCTGAACGCCGTAGGCTGA
- the mihF gene encoding integration host factor, actinobacterial type: MPLPSLTPEQRAAALEKAAEIRKARAELKEQLKQGKTTLATVLERAESDDVVGKLKVSAVLQAMPGIGKIRATQIMEKLKIADSRRLRGLGEQQRKALLGEFAAN; encoded by the coding sequence GTGCCGCTCCCGTCACTGACCCCCGAACAGCGCGCTGCCGCGCTGGAGAAGGCCGCGGAGATCCGCAAGGCCCGCGCTGAGCTGAAGGAGCAGCTCAAGCAGGGCAAGACCACCCTCGCCACCGTCCTCGAGCGGGCCGAGTCCGACGACGTCGTGGGCAAGCTGAAGGTTTCGGCCGTGCTCCAGGCGATGCCGGGCATCGGCAAGATCCGGGCCACCCAGATCATGGAGAAGCTCAAGATCGCGGACAGCCGTCGCCTGCGCGGCCTCGGCGAGCAGCAGCGCAAGGCTCTGCTCGGAGAGTTCGCCGCGAACTGA
- a CDS encoding guanylate kinase: MSTDDEARSAARLTVLSGPSGAGRSSVVEAVRARLASVWVPVVATTRPPRPDERDGVDRVFLDPAGFDRLIAAGELLEWCRIGPYRRGVPRAPVRARLAGGSPVLLPLDLAGALTVRAVEPDARLVLLAPPAYRADPEVAAAFAHAVAHDRTERAAVELVGLLGSSFLAPARPPAGGARDAEV, translated from the coding sequence GTGAGCACGGATGACGAGGCGCGCTCGGCGGCTCGGCTCACTGTCCTGTCCGGTCCCTCCGGGGCCGGCCGGAGCAGTGTGGTCGAGGCGGTCCGGGCGCGCCTTGCGTCTGTCTGGGTGCCGGTGGTCGCCACCACCCGGCCGCCGCGCCCGGACGAGCGGGACGGCGTGGACCGCGTCTTCCTCGACCCGGCCGGCTTCGACCGCCTGATCGCCGCGGGCGAGCTGCTGGAGTGGTGCCGCATCGGCCCGTACCGCCGGGGGGTGCCCCGCGCGCCGGTGCGGGCCCGGCTCGCCGGCGGATCTCCGGTGCTGCTGCCGCTGGACCTGGCCGGCGCGCTGACGGTCCGGGCGGTGGAGCCGGACGCCCGGCTGGTGCTGCTCGCGCCGCCGGCGTACCGGGCCGACCCGGAGGTCGCGGCGGCCTTCGCCCACGCCGTGGCGCACGACCGCACCGAGCGCGCCGCGGTGGAACTGGTAGGATTGCTCGGTTCGTCCTTCCTGGCTCCGGCCCGACCGCCCGCGGGCGGCGCACGAGACGCAGAGGTTTAA
- the rpoZ gene encoding DNA-directed RNA polymerase subunit omega, which translates to MGSIATNPEGITNPPIDELLEKTTSKYALVIFAAKRARQVNAYYSQLGEGLLEYVGPLVETTPQEKPLSIAMREINSGLLTAEPTDQP; encoded by the coding sequence GTGGGATCCATCGCCACCAACCCCGAGGGCATCACCAACCCGCCGATCGACGAGCTGCTCGAGAAGACCACCTCGAAGTACGCGCTGGTCATCTTCGCCGCCAAGCGCGCCCGTCAGGTCAACGCCTACTACAGCCAGCTCGGTGAGGGCCTGCTGGAGTACGTCGGCCCGCTGGTGGAGACCACTCCCCAGGAGAAGCCGCTCTCCATCGCCATGCGTGAGATCAACTCGGGCCTGCTCACCGCTGAGCCGACCGACCAGCCGTAA
- the coaBC gene encoding bifunctional phosphopantothenoylcysteine decarboxylase/phosphopantothenate--cysteine ligase CoaBC, with amino-acid sequence MPAEIVLGVGGGIAAYKACELLRLFTESGHRVRVVPTASALRFVGAPTWAALSGQPVADDVWSDVHEVPHVRLGQHADLVVVAPATADLIAKAAHGLADDLLTNTLLTARCPVLLAPAMHTEMWEHPATVANVATLRSRGVRVIEPAVGRLTGRDTGKGRLPDPAEIFAVARRALARGAGAEADLAGRHVVVTAGGTREPLDPVRFLGNRSSGKQGYAFARAAVARGARVTLVAANVALPDPAGVDLVRVGTTEELRTATLAAAADADAVVMAAAPADFRPASYATGKIKKSDDGVAPTIELVTNPDIAAELGRVRRAGQVLVIFAAETDDAEANGRAKLARKGADMIVVNEVGVDKVFGADTNAATVIAADGAVHRLAEQPKEALADAVWDLVCPRLPSRS; translated from the coding sequence ATGCCCGCCGAGATCGTCCTCGGGGTCGGCGGCGGCATCGCCGCCTACAAGGCGTGTGAGCTGCTCCGGCTCTTCACCGAGTCGGGTCACCGGGTCCGGGTGGTGCCGACCGCCTCGGCGCTCCGCTTCGTCGGGGCGCCGACCTGGGCGGCCCTGTCCGGCCAGCCGGTGGCCGACGACGTCTGGTCCGATGTGCACGAGGTCCCGCACGTGCGGCTCGGGCAGCACGCCGACCTGGTCGTGGTCGCCCCGGCCACCGCTGACCTGATCGCCAAGGCCGCCCACGGCCTCGCCGACGACCTGCTCACGAACACGCTGCTGACCGCTCGCTGCCCGGTGCTGCTGGCGCCGGCCATGCACACCGAGATGTGGGAGCACCCGGCGACGGTGGCGAACGTGGCCACGCTGCGCTCGCGCGGCGTCCGGGTGATCGAGCCGGCCGTGGGCCGGCTCACCGGGCGGGACACCGGCAAGGGCCGGCTGCCCGACCCGGCGGAGATCTTCGCGGTCGCCCGCCGGGCCCTGGCGCGCGGCGCCGGCGCCGAGGCCGACCTGGCGGGCCGGCACGTCGTGGTCACCGCCGGCGGCACCCGGGAGCCGCTGGACCCGGTCCGGTTCCTGGGCAACCGGTCGTCCGGCAAGCAGGGGTACGCGTTCGCCCGCGCCGCCGTCGCCCGGGGCGCCCGGGTCACGCTGGTCGCGGCGAACGTGGCGCTGCCCGACCCGGCCGGGGTGGACCTGGTCCGGGTGGGCACCACCGAGGAGCTGCGCACGGCGACGCTGGCGGCCGCCGCCGACGCGGACGCCGTGGTGATGGCCGCCGCGCCCGCCGACTTCCGGCCGGCCAGCTACGCCACCGGGAAGATCAAGAAGTCCGACGACGGTGTCGCGCCGACCATCGAGCTGGTCACCAACCCGGACATCGCCGCCGAGCTGGGGCGCGTCCGCCGCGCCGGGCAGGTGTTGGTGATCTTCGCCGCGGAGACCGACGACGCGGAGGCCAACGGCCGGGCCAAGCTGGCCCGCAAGGGGGCTGACATGATCGTCGTCAACGAGGTCGGCGTGGACAAGGTCTTCGGCGCCGACACCAACGCGGCCACCGTGATCGCCGCCGACGGCGCCGTTCACCGGCTGGCCGAGCAGCCCAAGGAGGCCCTGGCCGACGCCGTCTGGGACCTCGTGTGTCCGCGGCTGCCGTCACGTTCCTGA
- the metK gene encoding methionine adenosyltransferase: protein MLRSAVTRLFTSESVTEGHPDKIADQISDGILDALLAQDPHSRVAVETLITTGQVHVAGEVTTKAYADIPTIVRETILGIGYDSSKKGFDGASCGVSVSIGAQSPDIAQGVDNAFELRTGGSESALDAQGAGDQGMMFGFACSETPELMPLPIALAHRLARRLATVRKDGTIPYLRPDGKTQVTIEYDGLRPVRLDTVVVSSQHAADISLESLLTPDIRDHVINPELEGLGLETEGYRLLVNPTGRFEIGGPMGDAGLTGRKIIVDTYGGYARHGGGAFSGKDPSKVDRSAAYAMRWVAKNVVAAGLAERCEAQVAYAIGKAHPVSLFIETFGTETVPVASIEKAVTEVFDLRPAAIIRDLHLLRPIYQQTAAYGHFGRELPDLTWEGTDRAADLKSAAGA, encoded by the coding sequence ATGCTTAGGAGTGCCGTGACACGTCTCTTCACGTCCGAATCGGTCACGGAGGGCCACCCGGACAAGATCGCCGACCAGATCAGTGACGGCATTCTCGACGCGCTGCTCGCCCAGGACCCGCACAGCCGGGTCGCGGTGGAGACGTTGATCACCACCGGCCAGGTGCACGTGGCCGGCGAGGTGACCACGAAGGCGTACGCCGACATCCCGACCATCGTCCGGGAGACCATCCTCGGCATCGGGTACGACTCGTCGAAGAAGGGCTTCGACGGCGCCTCCTGCGGCGTCAGCGTGTCCATCGGCGCCCAGTCGCCGGACATCGCCCAGGGCGTCGACAACGCCTTCGAGCTGCGTACCGGCGGGTCGGAGAGCGCGCTGGACGCGCAGGGCGCCGGTGACCAGGGCATGATGTTCGGCTTCGCCTGCTCCGAGACGCCCGAGCTGATGCCGCTGCCGATCGCGCTGGCGCACCGGCTGGCGCGCCGGCTCGCCACGGTCCGCAAGGACGGCACCATCCCCTACCTGCGGCCGGACGGCAAGACCCAGGTCACCATCGAGTACGACGGGCTGCGCCCGGTCCGGCTCGACACCGTTGTCGTGTCCAGCCAGCACGCGGCCGACATCTCGCTGGAGTCGCTGCTCACCCCGGACATCCGGGACCACGTCATCAACCCGGAGCTGGAGGGCCTCGGCCTGGAGACCGAGGGCTACCGGCTGCTGGTCAACCCGACCGGGCGCTTCGAAATCGGCGGCCCGATGGGTGACGCCGGCCTGACCGGCCGGAAGATCATCGTGGACACCTACGGCGGGTACGCGCGCCACGGCGGCGGCGCGTTCTCCGGCAAGGACCCGTCGAAGGTGGACCGCTCGGCCGCGTACGCGATGCGCTGGGTGGCCAAGAACGTGGTCGCCGCCGGGCTGGCCGAGCGGTGCGAGGCCCAGGTCGCGTACGCGATCGGCAAGGCCCACCCGGTGAGCCTGTTCATCGAGACGTTCGGCACCGAGACCGTGCCGGTGGCCTCGATCGAGAAGGCCGTCACCGAGGTGTTCGACCTGCGCCCGGCCGCCATCATCCGGGACCTGCACCTGCTCCGCCCGATCTACCAGCAGACCGCCGCGTACGGCCACTTCGGCCGGGAGCTGCCGGACCTGACCTGGGAGGGCACCGACCGGGCCGCCGACCTCAAGTCGGCCGCGGGAGCCTGA